The following coding sequences lie in one Streptomyces sp. NBC_00510 genomic window:
- a CDS encoding ADP-ribosylglycohydrolase family protein produces the protein MALSLEDRILGGWLGRIAGNMLGKPVERGDHWTRERIDRYLRRAGALPLTDYIPALDPPADPAEFELRPEWPQCTRGNIHGSARDDDVDYAILGLDLLETYGPDFTTEQVGELWLLRLPYLQTFTAERAAYRNLASGMKPPLTATADNPYQEWIGALIRADVHGWTSPGDPRRAASLARRDAVLSHTGNGVYGAMWAAALIAAAFTAPDARAALESALQHVPPGCRLARTVRQTMALHAAGLDWAGTMAELDEETRGLHWIHTVPNAALVTAGLLYGAGDFTATIALTVRGGLDTDSGGATAGSVAGVFCGAAAIPPQWTEPLEDRVRSAVFGFDGVAISELARRTALLVP, from the coding sequence ATGGCCCTCTCTCTCGAAGACCGCATCCTGGGCGGCTGGCTCGGCCGGATCGCCGGCAACATGCTCGGCAAGCCCGTCGAGCGCGGCGACCACTGGACCCGGGAGCGCATCGACCGCTACCTGCGCCGGGCCGGGGCGCTGCCGCTGACCGACTACATCCCGGCGCTGGACCCGCCTGCGGATCCGGCGGAGTTCGAGTTGCGCCCGGAGTGGCCGCAGTGCACCCGCGGCAACATCCACGGCAGCGCGCGGGACGACGACGTCGACTACGCGATCCTCGGGCTCGACCTGCTGGAAACGTACGGCCCGGACTTCACCACCGAGCAGGTCGGCGAGCTGTGGCTGCTGCGCCTTCCCTACCTGCAGACCTTCACCGCCGAGCGGGCGGCGTACCGCAACCTCGCGAGCGGGATGAAGCCGCCGCTGACGGCCACGGCCGACAACCCGTACCAGGAGTGGATCGGGGCGCTGATCCGCGCCGACGTCCACGGCTGGACCTCCCCCGGCGACCCCCGGCGGGCCGCGTCGCTCGCCCGCCGGGACGCGGTGCTGTCCCACACGGGCAACGGGGTGTACGGCGCGATGTGGGCAGCGGCGCTGATCGCGGCTGCGTTCACCGCGCCCGACGCTCGGGCCGCGCTGGAGTCGGCGCTGCAGCACGTCCCGCCGGGCTGCCGGCTGGCCCGCACGGTGCGCCAGACCATGGCGCTGCACGCGGCGGGGCTGGACTGGGCCGGGACGATGGCGGAGCTGGACGAGGAGACCCGCGGGCTGCACTGGATCCACACCGTCCCCAACGCCGCGCTGGTCACCGCCGGGCTGCTCTACGGCGCGGGCGACTTCACCGCCACGATCGCGCTGACGGTGCGCGGCGGCCTGGACACCGACTCCGGCGGCGCGACGGCGGGTTCGGTGGCCGGGGTGTTCTGCGGCGCGGCAGCGATCCCGCCGCAGTGGACCGAGCCGCTGGAGGACCGGGTGCGCAGCGCGGTGTTCGGCTTCGACGGCGTGGCGATCAGCGAACTCGCCCGTCGCACGGCGCTGCTCGTGCCGTAG
- a CDS encoding MaoC family dehydratase codes for MQFGRTYEEFEVGAVYKHWPGKTVTEYDDHLFCLLTMNHHPLHMDANYAERTTDFGKNVVVGNYVYSLLLGMSVPDVSGKAIANLEVESLKHVAPTFHGDTIYGETTVLDKWPSKSKDDRGIVHVETKGYKQDGTLVCVFRRKVMVPTATYIKERGGEQPGRPELNA; via the coding sequence ATGCAGTTCGGCCGTACGTATGAAGAGTTCGAGGTCGGCGCCGTCTACAAGCACTGGCCCGGGAAGACGGTCACCGAATACGACGACCACCTCTTCTGCCTCCTGACCATGAACCACCACCCGCTCCACATGGACGCGAACTACGCCGAGAGGACCACCGACTTCGGGAAGAACGTGGTCGTGGGGAACTACGTCTACTCCCTGCTGCTCGGCATGTCGGTGCCGGACGTCTCCGGCAAGGCGATCGCCAACCTGGAGGTCGAGTCGCTCAAGCACGTGGCGCCCACCTTCCACGGCGACACCATCTACGGCGAGACGACCGTGCTGGACAAGTGGCCGTCGAAGTCGAAGGACGACCGCGGGATCGTCCACGTGGAGACCAAGGGCTACAAGCAGGACGGCACCCTGGTGTGCGTCTTCCGCCGCAAGGTGATGGTCCCCACCGCCACGTACATCAAGGAGCGCGGCGGCGAGCAGCCCGGCCGCCCCGAGCTGAACGCCTAG
- the ccrA gene encoding crotonyl-CoA carboxylase/reductase, translating into MKDILDAIMASESTAADFAALPLPESYRAITVHKDEAGMFEGVDSRAKDPRKSLHLDEVPVPELGPGEALVAVMASSVNYNSVWTSIFEPVSTFGFLERYGRLSPLTKRHDLPYHVIGSDLAGVVLRTGPGVNLWKPGDEVVAHCLSVELESADGHNDTMLDPEQRIWGFETNFGGLAEIALVKSNQLMPKPKHLSWEEAAAPGLVNSTAYRQLVSRNGAGMKQGDNVLIWGASGGLGSYATQFALAGGANPICVVSSPQKAEICRRMGAEAIIDRTAEDYRFWKDEHTQDPKEWKRLGKRIRELTDGEDVDIVFEHPGRETFGASVYVTRKGGTIVTCASTSGYNHEYDNRYLWMSLKRIVGSHFANYREAWEANRLIAKGKIHPTLSKTYRLEETGQAAHDVHRNVHQGKVGVLALAPEEGLGVRDAELRAEHLDAINRFRNV; encoded by the coding sequence GTGAAGGACATCCTCGACGCAATCATGGCGTCCGAAAGCACGGCCGCGGACTTCGCCGCGCTGCCGCTCCCCGAGTCGTACCGCGCCATCACCGTCCACAAGGACGAGGCCGGCATGTTCGAGGGCGTGGACAGCCGCGCGAAGGACCCGCGCAAGTCGCTGCACCTGGACGAGGTGCCCGTGCCCGAGCTCGGCCCGGGCGAGGCCCTGGTGGCCGTCATGGCCAGCTCGGTCAACTACAACTCGGTGTGGACGTCGATCTTCGAGCCGGTGTCGACGTTCGGTTTCCTCGAGCGGTACGGCAGGCTCTCCCCGCTCACCAAGCGCCACGACCTGCCCTACCACGTCATCGGCTCCGACCTGGCGGGCGTCGTGCTGCGCACCGGCCCCGGCGTGAACCTCTGGAAGCCGGGCGACGAGGTCGTCGCGCACTGCCTGTCCGTCGAACTGGAGTCCGCGGACGGCCACAACGACACGATGCTCGACCCCGAGCAGCGCATCTGGGGCTTCGAGACCAACTTCGGCGGCCTCGCCGAGATCGCGCTGGTCAAGTCCAACCAGCTGATGCCCAAGCCCAAGCACCTCAGCTGGGAGGAGGCCGCGGCCCCGGGTCTGGTGAACTCCACCGCCTACCGCCAGCTGGTCTCCCGCAACGGCGCCGGCATGAAGCAGGGCGACAACGTCCTGATCTGGGGCGCCAGCGGCGGCCTGGGCAGCTACGCCACCCAGTTCGCGCTGGCCGGCGGCGCCAACCCGATCTGCGTGGTCTCCTCGCCGCAGAAGGCGGAGATCTGCCGCCGCATGGGCGCCGAGGCCATCATCGACCGCACCGCCGAGGACTACCGGTTCTGGAAGGACGAGCACACCCAGGACCCGAAGGAGTGGAAGCGCCTCGGCAAGCGCATCCGCGAGCTGACCGACGGCGAGGACGTCGACATCGTCTTCGAGCACCCCGGCCGCGAGACCTTCGGCGCCTCGGTCTACGTCACCCGCAAGGGCGGCACGATCGTCACCTGCGCGTCGACCTCGGGCTACAACCACGAGTACGACAACCGCTACCTGTGGATGTCGCTCAAGCGCATCGTCGGCTCCCACTTCGCGAACTACCGCGAGGCGTGGGAGGCCAACCGCCTCATCGCCAAGGGCAAGATCCACCCCACGCTGTCGAAGACGTACCGCCTGGAGGAGACCGGCCAGGCAGCGCACGACGTGCACCGCAACGTGCACCAGGGCAAGGTCGGCGTGCTCGCGCTCGCCCCCGAGGAGGGCCTCGGCGTCCGCGACGCGGAGCTGCGCGCCGAGCACCTCGACGCCATCAACCGCTTCCGGAACGTCTGA
- a CDS encoding glycerate kinase — MLIAADKFKGSLTAVEVAERLGAGLRSAAPDLVVESVPVADGGDGTVDAAVAAGFERRLVEVTGPLGEPVTAAYALRDGTAVVEMAEASGLRHLPPGVFAPLTATTRGTGELLLAVLDAGARSIVLGVGGSATNDGGAGMLVALGARLLDGRGEPVGPGGAALAGLASADLSGLDPRLAATEVVLASDVDNPLLGPKGAAAVYGPQKGATQEDVATLDAALAHYAEVLEAGAAAEAPGAGAAGGVGFGALVGLRASFRPGVQVLLDMLGFAAALERADLVITGEGSLDEQTLHGKAPAGVAAAARARDVDVVAVCGRLALSGAALGAAGIRRAYALTDLEPDPARCMAEAGPLLERLAEDIARDLPA, encoded by the coding sequence GTGCTCATCGCCGCGGACAAGTTCAAGGGCTCGCTCACCGCCGTCGAGGTGGCGGAGCGGCTCGGGGCGGGGCTGCGGAGCGCCGCCCCCGATCTCGTCGTCGAGTCCGTGCCGGTGGCCGACGGCGGGGACGGAACGGTGGACGCCGCCGTCGCCGCGGGATTCGAGCGGCGCCTGGTGGAGGTCACCGGGCCGCTGGGGGAGCCGGTCACAGCCGCGTACGCGCTGCGCGACGGCACCGCCGTGGTGGAGATGGCCGAGGCCTCGGGACTGCGGCACCTGCCGCCCGGCGTCTTCGCGCCGCTGACGGCGACCACCCGCGGCACCGGTGAGCTGCTGCTGGCCGTACTCGACGCGGGAGCGCGGTCCATCGTTCTCGGCGTCGGCGGCAGCGCGACCAACGACGGGGGCGCGGGCATGCTCGTCGCGCTCGGCGCCCGCCTGCTGGACGGCCGGGGCGAGCCGGTGGGCCCGGGCGGCGCGGCGCTCGCCGGACTGGCCTCGGCGGACCTGTCCGGCCTCGACCCGCGGCTCGCTGCGACCGAGGTCGTCCTCGCCAGCGACGTCGACAACCCGCTGCTCGGCCCGAAGGGCGCCGCCGCCGTCTACGGCCCCCAGAAGGGTGCCACGCAGGAGGACGTCGCCACGCTGGACGCGGCGCTCGCCCATTACGCGGAGGTGCTGGAGGCCGGTGCGGCCGCCGAGGCCCCGGGGGCGGGTGCGGCCGGCGGGGTCGGGTTCGGGGCGCTGGTGGGCCTGCGTGCCTCCTTCCGGCCCGGCGTCCAGGTGCTCCTGGACATGCTCGGCTTCGCGGCGGCCCTGGAGCGGGCCGACCTGGTGATCACGGGCGAGGGCTCGCTGGACGAACAGACCCTGCACGGCAAGGCCCCGGCCGGTGTCGCGGCCGCCGCCCGTGCCCGGGACGTGGACGTGGTCGCCGTCTGCGGCCGCCTCGCGCTGTCCGGCGCCGCCCTGGGCGCGGCCGGCATCCGGCGGGCGTACGCACTGACCGACCTCGAGCCGGACCCGGCGCGCTGCATGGCCGAGGCCGGGCCGCTGCTGGAGCGCCTCGCCGAGGACATCGCGCGCGACCTGCCGGCCTGA
- a CDS encoding phosphatidylserine decarboxylase, translated as MPHSHSSAQRDSRAGVRLARGASPWLLPTVATAAISLVRARRSGRWAAVAVPTTALAAGMLWFFRDPEREITQGRVISPADGVVQSIMPWKDGRTRVAIFMSPLNVHVNRAPLAGTVTSVEHIPGGFVPAFNKESENNERVVWHFDTELGDIEMVQIAGAVARRIVPYVPQGTKVEQGERIGLIRFGSRVDIYLPEGVEPAVEVGKTTVAGVTRLDRD; from the coding sequence ATGCCCCACAGCCATTCCTCTGCACAACGCGACAGCCGGGCCGGCGTACGCCTCGCGCGCGGAGCGTCGCCGTGGCTCCTCCCGACCGTGGCCACCGCCGCGATCAGCCTCGTCCGCGCCCGCCGCTCCGGGCGCTGGGCGGCCGTGGCCGTCCCCACCACCGCCCTCGCGGCGGGCATGCTGTGGTTCTTCCGCGACCCCGAGCGTGAGATCACCCAGGGCCGCGTCATCTCGCCGGCCGACGGTGTGGTGCAGAGCATCATGCCGTGGAAGGACGGGCGCACCCGCGTCGCGATCTTCATGAGCCCGCTGAACGTCCACGTGAACCGCGCGCCGCTCGCCGGCACCGTCACGTCCGTCGAGCACATCCCCGGCGGTTTCGTTCCGGCGTTCAACAAGGAGAGCGAGAACAACGAGCGCGTCGTCTGGCACTTCGACACCGAGCTCGGCGACATCGAGATGGTGCAGATCGCCGGAGCCGTGGCGCGCCGCATCGTCCCTTACGTGCCGCAGGGCACCAAGGTGGAGCAGGGCGAGCGCATCGGCCTGATCCGCTTCGGCTCCCGTGTGGACATCTACCTGCCGGAGGGCGTCGAGCCCGCCGTCGAGGTCGGCAAGACCACCGTGGCTGGGGTGACGCGCCTTGACCGTGATTGA
- a CDS encoding NAD(P)-binding domain-containing protein: MRYIVVGAGAVGATIGGRLYESGHEVVLVARGAHLEALRERGLTLRTPDGTLSLPVPVAGGPEGLTLREDDVLVLAVKTQDTEAALAAWAPVADHLPLVCAQNGVANERMALRRFRDVYGLCVWLPSTHLEPGEVVAPCGPLTGILHLGRYPHGTDELARAVSADLEKSSFAAPVVADVMRWKYAKLLSNLGNAVEALCGGWDDTAAGLVKRARAEGAAVLDAAGIPYAGEEEQAAVRGDRVSLRPVDGFARGGGSSWQSLTRGTGSVEADWLNGEIVLLGRLHGIPVPVNETLRRLANRAARDRRAPGSLDPAQVAAAVEGREPVGWGA; this comes from the coding sequence GTGCGATACATCGTTGTGGGAGCGGGCGCGGTCGGCGCGACGATCGGCGGCCGGCTGTACGAGAGCGGTCACGAGGTCGTCCTGGTCGCGCGGGGAGCGCACCTGGAGGCGCTGCGCGAGCGGGGGCTGACACTGCGGACGCCGGACGGGACGCTGTCGCTGCCCGTCCCGGTGGCCGGCGGCCCGGAGGGGCTGACGCTGCGCGAGGACGACGTGCTGGTGCTGGCCGTGAAGACGCAGGACACGGAGGCCGCGCTCGCCGCCTGGGCCCCGGTCGCGGACCATCTGCCGCTGGTCTGCGCCCAGAACGGCGTCGCCAACGAACGCATGGCACTGCGCCGCTTCCGCGACGTGTACGGCCTGTGCGTGTGGCTGCCGTCGACCCACCTGGAGCCCGGCGAGGTGGTCGCCCCCTGCGGTCCGCTGACCGGCATCCTCCACCTGGGCCGCTACCCGCACGGAACGGACGAGCTCGCGCGGGCCGTCTCCGCGGACCTGGAGAAGTCCTCCTTCGCCGCCCCGGTCGTGGCCGACGTGATGCGCTGGAAGTACGCCAAGCTCCTGTCGAACCTCGGCAACGCCGTCGAGGCGCTCTGCGGCGGCTGGGACGACACGGCCGCCGGCCTCGTCAAGCGGGCGCGGGCCGAGGGCGCCGCGGTGCTCGACGCCGCCGGCATCCCGTACGCGGGCGAGGAGGAGCAGGCGGCGGTCCGCGGCGACCGGGTGAGCCTGCGGCCGGTCGACGGCTTCGCCCGGGGCGGCGGCTCGTCCTGGCAGAGCCTGACCCGGGGCACCGGGAGCGTCGAGGCGGACTGGCTCAACGGCGAGATCGTGCTGCTGGGACGGCTCCACGGGATACCCGTCCCGGTCAACGAGACGCTGCGCCGGCTCGCGAACCGTGCGGCACGCGACCGCCGCGCCCCCGGAAGCCTGGACCCGGCGCAGGTGGCCGCCGCCGTCGAGGGTCGCGAACCCGTAGGTTGGGGCGCGTGA
- the pssA gene encoding CDP-diacylglycerol--serine O-phosphatidyltransferase — protein MTVIDPDTQAPWVASVDEDDDDDMPLSTRLSIADGLTLGNAICGFMAVYFTTTGVLVPHLMGNTDGGMTRHSAATAVLLMLMASVFDLFDGLVARKLRSSAMGAELDNLSDLISFGLAPAYFVVVWGLISDDAYGKLSAVAAVVVLLAVVLRLARFSCTTVREGIFQGMPSPFGAMTVISVVLLELPFIPTVLAIVGVAWLMVSRVEYPKPRGRLATITLAWIVLSMGCLVCWAFAVPGGDVLLQTGAALQICAAAVIPLFATTRRVNTIRNNRREARTAQLP, from the coding sequence TTGACCGTGATTGATCCCGACACCCAGGCACCGTGGGTCGCCTCGGTGGACGAGGACGACGACGATGACATGCCGCTGTCTACGCGGCTGTCGATAGCGGACGGCCTCACCCTCGGCAACGCGATCTGCGGATTCATGGCGGTGTACTTCACCACCACCGGGGTGCTCGTCCCGCACCTGATGGGCAACACGGACGGCGGCATGACGCGGCACAGCGCCGCCACCGCCGTGCTGCTGATGCTCATGGCCTCGGTCTTCGACCTCTTCGACGGCCTCGTGGCGCGCAAGCTGCGCAGCTCGGCGATGGGCGCGGAGCTGGACAACCTGTCCGACCTGATCAGCTTCGGCCTGGCCCCCGCCTACTTCGTGGTCGTCTGGGGTCTGATCTCGGACGACGCCTACGGCAAGCTGTCGGCGGTGGCGGCGGTCGTGGTGCTGCTCGCGGTCGTCCTGCGCCTGGCCCGCTTCTCCTGCACGACGGTGCGGGAGGGGATCTTCCAGGGCATGCCGAGCCCCTTCGGGGCGATGACGGTCATCTCGGTCGTGCTGCTGGAGCTGCCCTTCATCCCGACGGTGCTGGCCATCGTCGGTGTGGCGTGGCTGATGGTCAGCCGGGTCGAGTACCCCAAGCCCCGCGGCCGGCTCGCCACGATCACGCTGGCCTGGATCGTGCTGAGCATGGGCTGCCTGGTCTGCTGGGCGTTCGCCGTCCCCGGCGGCGACGTGCTCCTGCAGACGGGCGCGGCCCTGCAGATCTGCGCCGCGGCGGTGATCCCGCTCTTCGCGACGACCCGCCGGGTCAACACGATCCGCAACAACCGCCGCGAGGCGCGTACGGCACAGCTTCCGTAG
- a CDS encoding protein meaA, which yields MSERQKDRPWLMRTYAGHSTAEASNALYRRNLAKGQTGLSVAFDLPTQTGYDPDHILARGEVGRVGVPVAHLGDMRRLFQDIPLEEMNTSMTINASAMWLLALYQVVAEEQGADVTRLQGTTQNDIVKEYLSRGTYVFPPGPSLRLTTDMIAYTVNHIPKWNPINICSYHLQEAGATPVQEIAYSMSTAIAVLDAVRDSGQVPQERMGDVVARISFFVNAGVRFVEEMCKMRAFTRIWDRITRERYGIEDPKQRRFRYGVQVNSLGLTEAQPENNVQRIVLEMLAVTLSKDARARAVQLPAWNEALGLPRPWDQQWSLRIQQVLAHESDLLEYGDIFEGSHVVEAKVTELVGQSLAEIEHIQEMGGAMAAVESGYLKSQLVSSHAERRARIESGQEKIIGVNCYEGTEPSPLTSDLDGAIMTVDPENEARVVAALHDWRDNRDEVRAQRSLETLKAAAAGTGNLMEATLECARAGVTTGEWSWALRDVFGEFRAPTGVSSAPVAVTAEPGTPLAAVRRKAALTAEELGTGKLRLLVGKPGLDGHSNGAEQIAVRARDAGFEVVYQGIRLTPEQIVSAAVAEDVHCVGLSILSGSHAELVPDVLDRLRRAGVDDVPVIAGGIIPPADAAKLVESGVAAVFTPKDFGITEIIGRIVDEIRRANKLEPLEVAA from the coding sequence ATGAGCGAGCGTCAGAAGGATCGTCCGTGGCTGATGCGGACGTACGCGGGGCACTCCACCGCCGAGGCGTCCAACGCCCTGTACCGGCGCAACCTCGCCAAGGGCCAGACCGGGCTGTCGGTCGCGTTCGACCTCCCGACGCAGACCGGGTACGACCCCGACCACATCCTGGCCCGCGGCGAGGTGGGCCGGGTCGGGGTCCCGGTCGCCCACCTCGGCGACATGCGCCGGCTCTTCCAGGACATCCCCCTGGAGGAGATGAACACCTCGATGACCATCAACGCCAGCGCCATGTGGCTGCTCGCGCTCTACCAGGTGGTCGCCGAGGAGCAGGGCGCCGACGTCACCAGGCTCCAGGGGACGACGCAGAACGACATCGTCAAGGAGTACCTGTCGCGCGGGACGTACGTCTTCCCGCCCGGCCCGTCGCTCCGGCTGACGACGGACATGATCGCGTACACGGTCAACCACATCCCCAAGTGGAACCCCATCAACATCTGCAGTTACCACCTGCAGGAGGCCGGGGCCACGCCGGTGCAGGAGATCGCGTACTCCATGTCCACCGCGATCGCCGTCCTCGACGCGGTCCGCGACTCCGGCCAGGTGCCGCAGGAGCGGATGGGCGACGTCGTCGCGCGCATCTCCTTCTTCGTGAACGCGGGCGTGCGCTTCGTCGAGGAGATGTGCAAGATGCGGGCCTTCACCCGCATCTGGGACAGGATCACCCGCGAGCGCTACGGCATCGAGGACCCCAAGCAGCGCCGCTTCCGGTACGGGGTCCAGGTCAACTCGCTCGGCCTGACGGAGGCCCAGCCGGAGAACAACGTCCAGCGCATCGTGCTGGAGATGCTGGCGGTGACGCTCTCCAAGGACGCCCGGGCCCGCGCCGTGCAGCTGCCGGCCTGGAACGAGGCGCTCGGCCTGCCGCGCCCCTGGGACCAGCAGTGGTCCCTGCGCATCCAGCAGGTGCTGGCCCACGAGAGCGACCTGCTGGAGTACGGCGACATCTTCGAGGGCAGCCACGTCGTGGAGGCGAAGGTCACCGAGCTCGTCGGGCAGTCCCTGGCCGAGATCGAGCACATCCAGGAGATGGGCGGTGCCATGGCCGCCGTGGAGTCCGGCTACCTGAAGTCGCAGCTGGTCTCCTCGCACGCCGAGCGCCGGGCGCGGATCGAGTCCGGCCAGGAGAAGATCATCGGTGTCAACTGCTACGAGGGCACCGAGCCCAGCCCCCTCACCTCCGACCTGGACGGCGCCATCATGACCGTCGACCCGGAGAACGAGGCACGGGTCGTCGCCGCCCTCCACGACTGGCGCGACAACCGGGACGAAGTACGGGCGCAGCGGTCGCTGGAGACCCTCAAGGCCGCGGCCGCCGGGACCGGCAACCTGATGGAGGCCACCCTGGAGTGCGCCCGGGCGGGTGTCACCACCGGCGAGTGGTCCTGGGCGCTGCGCGACGTCTTCGGCGAGTTCCGCGCGCCGACGGGCGTGAGCAGCGCCCCCGTCGCGGTCACCGCCGAGCCGGGCACGCCGCTGGCCGCGGTGCGCCGCAAGGCGGCGCTGACCGCCGAGGAGCTGGGCACCGGCAAGCTGCGGCTGCTGGTGGGCAAGCCGGGCCTGGACGGTCACTCCAACGGCGCCGAGCAGATAGCCGTAAGGGCGCGCGACGCCGGCTTCGAGGTGGTCTACCAGGGCATCCGGCTGACGCCCGAGCAGATCGTGTCGGCGGCGGTCGCCGAGGACGTCCACTGCGTGGGCCTGTCGATCCTCTCCGGCTCGCACGCCGAACTGGTCCCGGACGTGCTGGACCGGCTCCGCAGGGCCGGGGTGGACGACGTGCCGGTCATCGCCGGCGGCATCATCCCGCCGGCGGACGCTGCCAAGCTGGTCGAGTCCGGCGTCGCGGCCGTGTTCACGCCGAAGGACTTCGGGATCACCGAGATCATCGGCAGGATCGTGGACGAGATCCGCAGGGCCAACAAGCTGGAGCCGCTGGAGGTCGCCGCGTGA
- a CDS encoding TetR family transcriptional regulator: MPQPVKPARASSTTAQRHRVRQELAAAAMHLFASQGYEATTVDEIAAAAGVARRTFFRHFRSKEEAIFPDHDDTLVRVGQVLDSAEPHEHPLDTVCRGITEVLRMYAEAPEVSVERYRLTREIPILREREIASVARYERLFTRYLLGHFDEGAHHDGDDDPLLAEVAASAVVAAHNHVLRRWLRAGGKGDVEAQLDHAFEVIKQTFGTGIGRRPSPAPAPVLTSEQGEVIVAVARTDASPAEVMRTIEKALKGA; encoded by the coding sequence ATGCCCCAGCCCGTGAAGCCCGCCCGTGCGTCCTCCACCACCGCCCAGCGCCATCGTGTCCGCCAGGAACTGGCCGCCGCGGCGATGCACCTGTTCGCGAGCCAGGGCTACGAGGCGACGACGGTCGACGAGATCGCCGCGGCCGCGGGGGTCGCGCGCAGGACGTTCTTCCGGCACTTCCGCTCCAAGGAAGAGGCGATCTTCCCCGACCACGACGACACCCTCGTGCGCGTGGGACAGGTGCTGGACTCCGCCGAACCGCACGAGCACCCGCTCGACACGGTGTGCCGTGGCATCACCGAGGTGCTGCGCATGTACGCCGAGGCTCCCGAGGTCTCGGTGGAGCGCTACCGCCTGACCCGTGAGATCCCGATCCTGCGGGAGCGCGAGATCGCCTCGGTGGCCCGCTACGAGCGGCTGTTCACCCGCTACCTGCTGGGCCACTTCGACGAGGGCGCCCACCACGACGGGGACGACGACCCGCTGCTGGCGGAGGTCGCCGCGTCCGCCGTCGTCGCCGCCCACAACCACGTGCTGCGGCGCTGGCTGCGCGCCGGCGGCAAGGGCGACGTCGAGGCCCAGCTCGACCACGCCTTCGAGGTGATCAAGCAGACCTTCGGCACCGGCATCGGCCGGCGTCCCAGCCCCGCCCCCGCCCCGGTCCTCACCTCCGAGCAGGGCGAGGTCATCGTTGCGGTGGCCCGTACGGACGCCTCGCCCGCCGAGGTCATGCGGACGATCGAAAAAGCCCTGAAGGGCGCGTAG
- a CDS encoding acyl-CoA dehydrogenase family protein, with translation MSRLAQTDGLTDVQQEILSTVRSFVDKEIIPVANELEHKDEYPTDIVEGLKELGIFGLMIPEEYGGLGESLLTYALTVEEIARGWMSVSGIINTHFIVAYMLKQHGTQEQKDHFLPRMAAGDVRGAFSMSEPGLGSDVSAIRTKAVRDGDDYVINGQKMWLTNGGTSNLVAVLCRTDEGQPESAAPHKSMTTFLIEKEPGFGPNPTVKGLTVPGKIEKMGYKGVDTTELILEDVKIPSNRVLGGQSGRGFYQMMDGVEVGRVNVAARGCGVAQRAFELGIAYAQQRQTFGKPIAQHQAIQFKLSEMATKVEAAHALMVNAARKKDSGQRNDLEAGMAKYLAAEYCKEVVEDAFRIHGGYGFSKEYEIERLYREAPMLLIGEGTAEIQKMIIGRRLLEEYRIQG, from the coding sequence ATGAGCCGCCTCGCGCAGACCGACGGGCTGACCGACGTCCAGCAGGAGATCCTCTCCACCGTCCGCAGCTTCGTCGACAAGGAGATCATCCCGGTCGCCAACGAGCTGGAGCACAAGGACGAGTACCCCACCGACATCGTTGAGGGCCTCAAGGAACTCGGCATCTTCGGTCTGATGATCCCCGAGGAGTACGGCGGCCTGGGCGAGTCCCTGCTCACCTACGCCCTGACGGTCGAGGAGATCGCCCGCGGCTGGATGAGCGTGTCGGGCATCATCAACACGCACTTCATCGTCGCCTACATGCTCAAGCAGCACGGCACCCAGGAGCAGAAGGACCACTTCCTGCCCCGCATGGCCGCCGGCGACGTGCGCGGCGCCTTCTCGATGTCCGAGCCGGGCCTCGGCTCCGACGTCTCGGCGATCCGCACCAAGGCGGTCCGGGACGGTGACGACTACGTCATCAACGGCCAGAAGATGTGGCTGACCAACGGCGGCACCTCCAACCTCGTCGCGGTGCTGTGCCGGACCGACGAGGGCCAGCCGGAGAGCGCGGCCCCGCACAAGTCGATGACGACCTTCCTCATCGAGAAGGAGCCGGGCTTCGGGCCGAACCCGACGGTGAAGGGTCTCACCGTGCCCGGCAAGATCGAGAAGATGGGGTACAAGGGCGTCGACACGACCGAACTCATCCTCGAGGATGTGAAGATTCCGTCAAATCGCGTCCTGGGCGGTCAGAGCGGCCGCGGTTTTTACCAAATGATGGACGGGGTCGAAGTCGGCCGGGTCAACGTGGCCGCCCGCGGCTGCGGTGTCGCACAGCGCGCCTTCGAACTGGGGATCGCGTACGCCCAGCAGCGGCAGACCTTCGGCAAGCCGATCGCGCAGCACCAGGCGATCCAGTTCAAGCTCTCCGAGATGGCCACCAAGGTCGAGGCGGCCCACGCGCTGATGGTGAACGCGGCCCGCAAGAAGGACTCCGGCCAGCGCAACGACCTCGAGGCCGGCATGGCGAAGTACCTGGCCGCGGAGTACTGCAAGGAGGTCGTTGAGGACGCCTTCCGCATCCACGGCGGCTACGGCTTCTCCAAGGAGTACGAGATCGAGCGCCTCTACCGCGAGGCCCCGATGCTGCTCATCGGTGAGGGCACCGCCGAGATCCAGAAAATGATCATCGGGCGCCGGCTGCTCGAGGAGTACCGAATCCAGGGGTGA